The genomic region TCTAAACAAGCGGATTAGTAGAGTTCCCGAACGGAAGGAATAAAATAATTAATTTATTTTAAAGCCTGACGGTGCGCGAGCGGGCCGTGCCCCGTGGGCAGAAACTGTGCCGACTGTGGGGGATATGACGCAGTCGCCGGTTGCCTGCCCCACGCCGACCGGGCAAGCGGGGCGCTCCTTGCTGGGACGGCGTAGCACAGCGGGGGGAATCTGGAAATGCTCGGCCACCACTCGTTCCAAGTCGGAAAGAGAAGGCCTCTTCCGCCCCGCTTCCCCCTCCTCCCCCTCCAAAACCCGCTCTACAAACGCGCCTCCGCAGAGGCACCGATCGTCAAATATGGCATCCTTCGCCAGCGAAGGGTCGAGGACCCGGCTGACGCCCCTGCCGCCCCGCAACAGCTTGACCTTCGGGCAGCCATCAGCCAGAAAGGATCGATATTGATCCCGAGCGACAATGCGGCGGGGAGAGAAGAGGGCCAGGACATCGTCGGCCCGGATGAGATTGCGGGGCGATCTCCCCAGCAATTCGGCATGGCCGCACCAGGGGAAATAGTCGAGGCCGTCGAGGTCCTTGACCTTCCCGGCGCGCAGGGGGTTGAGGTGGATGTACCGCACCAGTTCGACCAGGTAGGGGTTTTCGTCGCAGACAATGGACTTGTAGCGGTTTTGAAAGAGGTGCCCAGAGCGGTTGTGGCGCAGATTGAAGACCACGGTGTAGCCGGTGAGCAGGCGGCGCATCAGTCCGCCCAACTTGCCGCCGCGGGGGCGCAGCAGCAAATGGAAATGGTTGTCGGGCAGTGCCCAGGCGTAGCAGTCGGTTTCGGTCTCCCTCAGGAGGGTGGAGAGGCGGAGGAGAAAACCCTCCCGGTCCTGCTCATCACGAAAGACAGGCCTGCGCTCGATCCCTCTGACGATGACGTGCTGCAGCAGGCCGGGAATATCTATGCGAGCATGGCGGGGCATGGGGTAAGAACAGCTTCAAATGTACAAATATCAAGAACGTACCCTTTGGTACTCCTCATGTTCGGCGAACACCACATTTTGAAGATATTTCAGGGCCATTTTGATCACCAGATCAAGTGGCCTTTTCTCATAATGCAGGGACAGTAAGAAACGTTCGAAAATAACCAGCGATCAGCAATGAATCATTCTGGAGCAAAAAACAAGACGGTCTGGCCATCTCTGCTGGCTGGAGGGCCACCTTGTTTAACGTAAGCAGACATCCTGGGTTACAGAGAAGGCGGAACCTGTTCCCATTCCCGCTGAGGTGAGAGCCGTGAAAAAGGGAGAGATGAAGCGATAGGCGGCTAAGTTAATTCTTAGTGGCCAATCTGGTGGCCAATCTAGTGGCCAATCTAGTGGCCAATCTAGTGGCCAATCTAGTGGCCAATCTAGTGGCCAAGATGGACACAGAATCACAAGGTTAGTTGCGCCTAGCTTTGTTTTTTGTTTTATTCCAAAAGACTACAAGTGAGACAGCTAAGGCTTAGTGGCCAGGCTTAGTGGCCAGGCTAGTGGCCAAGCTAGTGGCCAAGCTGCTGGCCAAATCTGTTTTTGCATGCTATGCTTCCGTCACATTGATGACAGCAACCGAGAAAGGAGCTCATTGTGGCCCCAGATGTTCGTTACACGAAAATTCAACAGATGGAACCAATGTTTCCCGCCGCCGTGGGTGAAGAGCTGAACGACCTTGCTGTTGAGGTCATCCGTCAGTCAGCAGCACTGGGAGGAGGCCTCCATCCAGTGACTCGCAGGGGAGTTGTAGAGCTTGTGCGCACCATGAACAGCTACTACTCTAACCTGATTGAAGGACACAATACCCATCCGGTTGATATCGAACGGGCCATGGACCACGACTATTCACATGAGCCCGCAAAGCGCGCTCTACAAATGGAGAGTGTTGCCCATATAGAAGTTCAGCGCTTAATCGAACGAAGGCTCTTCGAAAACCCGGATGAAACTATATGCTCTCCTGCGTTTTTGTGCAGGATTCACCAGGAATTTTATGATCGACTTCCTGTTGAATTCAGGGAGGTCAAGACCCCAAATGGAAAAACCAAAACGGTTATTCCAGGAGAATTGCGCGAAGACGAAGTCGAAGTTGGCCGTCACATTCCCCCTACCTACGCAACCCTTGAGTCTTTTTTGAAGCGTTTCGAGGAATGTTACGGGAGTGTCACCCTGGGAGAGATACGAAAGGTAATAGCGGCGGCAGCATCGCATCATCGTCTAGCTTGGATTCACCCTTTTCTCGATGGCAATGGTCGAGTGACGCGCCTCTTCACACATGCCTACCTAGTCAAGGCACGCATAGATGGCCATGGCTTGTGGACAGCTTCAAGAGGGCTTGCACGAAACCGAAGTGCTTATATGGCAGCCTTGGCTGGAGCTGACGAACACCGACATGGCGACTTGGATGGTAGAGGAAATCTGTCTAACAAGGGCTTGCTCGATTTCTGTATCTTCTTTCTAAAGACAGCATTAGACCAGATTTCGTTCATGTCAGGGCGCCTAGAGTTGGATGGGATTCTGCGTCGCTTAGATGGGTACGTGGGACGGCAGGTAAGCTTTGGGGAATTGCAGCCGGAATCAGGCTACTTACTACAAGACGCTTTTCTTCGCGGAGAAGTCCCGAGGGGAGAAGTTGCACGCATTACTGGTAAGCCCGACCGAAGTGCACGCCGCATTCTCAAAGATTTGCTCGAAAAGAAACTCCTAACTTCGGATTCGGAAAGAGCTCCGGTCCGCTTGGGATTCCCGACCAAAGTCGCTGGATACTATTTCCCACAACTCTACCCAGAGGGGGTGGAGATGACTGAATCATGACCATTTCGAAATTGCCAGAAAGACCCGGCAGTGACCCGGAAGCCCTGCCATTATTAGGGGGACATCCGCGAGGGCAAGCCACCCCCCCTATTTTTCTCTTAACTTTACTTTTCATGGATGTCTCCGAAATTGCCCCGC from Desulfuromonas sp. harbors:
- a CDS encoding Fic family protein, with product MAPDVRYTKIQQMEPMFPAAVGEELNDLAVEVIRQSAALGGGLHPVTRRGVVELVRTMNSYYSNLIEGHNTHPVDIERAMDHDYSHEPAKRALQMESVAHIEVQRLIERRLFENPDETICSPAFLCRIHQEFYDRLPVEFREVKTPNGKTKTVIPGELREDEVEVGRHIPPTYATLESFLKRFEECYGSVTLGEIRKVIAAAASHHRLAWIHPFLDGNGRVTRLFTHAYLVKARIDGHGLWTASRGLARNRSAYMAALAGADEHRHGDLDGRGNLSNKGLLDFCIFFLKTALDQISFMSGRLELDGILRRLDGYVGRQVSFGELQPESGYLLQDAFLRGEVPRGEVARITGKPDRSARRILKDLLEKKLLTSDSERAPVRLGFPTKVAGYYFPQLYPEGVEMTES
- a CDS encoding transposase: MPRHARIDIPGLLQHVIVRGIERRPVFRDEQDREGFLLRLSTLLRETETDCYAWALPDNHFHLLLRPRGGKLGGLMRRLLTGYTVVFNLRHNRSGHLFQNRYKSIVCDENPYLVELVRYIHLNPLRAGKVKDLDGLDYFPWCGHAELLGRSPRNLIRADDVLALFSPRRIVARDQYRSFLADGCPKVKLLRGGRGVSRVLDPSLAKDAIFDDRCLCGGAFVERVLEGEEGEAGRKRPSLSDLERVVAEHFQIPPAVLRRPSKERPACPVGVGQATGDCVISPTVGTVSAHGARPARAPSGFKIN